One window from the genome of Dasypus novemcinctus isolate mDasNov1 chromosome 26, mDasNov1.1.hap2, whole genome shotgun sequence encodes:
- the HYAL1 gene encoding hyaluronidase-1, whose translation MAAHWWLICALFLTSFSTAQGSRGPVLPNQPFITVWNANTQWCLERHGVDVDVSVFDVVTNPGQTFHGPDMTIFYSNQLGTYPYYTAAGEPVFGGLPQNASLDTHLAHAFQDILAAMPSPAFSGLAVIDWEAWRPRWAFNWDAKDIYRQRSRALIQAQHPDWPASWVEAAAQDQFQRAAQAWMAGTLQLGRALRPRGLWGFYGFPDCYNHDFLSPNYTGQCPPGILTQNDQLGWLWRQSRALYPSIYVPAALEGTGKVQVYVQHRVAEAFRVASRARDPGLPVLPYAQIFYDMTNRFLPLEELEHSLGESAAQGAAGVVLWVSWENTRSKESCQAIKEYVDTTLGPFILNVTSGARLCSQALCSGHGRCARRSSHAKALLTLSAASFSIQFMPGSRLLTLQGALSLEDRVRMAAEFKCHCYRGWRGTRCEQQGM comes from the exons ATGGCAGCTCACTGGTGGCTCATCTGTGCCCTCTTCCTGACCTCGTTCAGCACAGCCCAAGGCTCCAGGGGCCCCGTGCTACCCAACCAGCCCTTCATCACCGTCTGGAACGCAAACACCCAGTGGTGCCTTGAGAGGCATGGGGTGGACGTGGATGTCAGCGTCTTTGACGTGGTGACCAACCCAGGGCAGACCTTCCACGGCCCTGACATGACCATTTTCTACAGCAACCAACTGGGCACCTACCCTTACTACACGGCTGCTGGGGAGCCTGTGTTTGGGGGTCTGCCCCAGAATGCCAGCCTGGACACCCACCTGGCCCACGCATTCCAGGACATACTGGCCGCCATGCCTTCTCCTGCCTTTTCGGGGCTGGCAGTCATTGACTGGGAGGCATGGCGCCCACGCTGGGCCTTCAACTGGGATGCCAAGGACATTTATCGGCAGCGCTCTCGGGCGCTGATTCAGGCGCAGCACCCTGACTGGCCGGCTTCTTGGGTGGAGGCAGCGGCCCAGGACCAGTTCCAGAGGGCTGCACAGGCCTGGATGGCAGGCACTCTCCAACTGGGGCGGGCACTACGGCCTCGTGGCCTCTGGGGCTTCTACGGCTTCCCCGACTGCTATAACCATGACTTTCTCAGCCCCAACTACACGGGCCAGTGCCCACCAGGCATCCTTACCCAGAACGACCAGCTGGGGTGGCTGTGGCGCCAGAGCcgtgccctctaccccagcatcTACGTGCCTGCTGCTCTGGAGGGCACGGGAAAGGTGCAGGTGTATGTGCAGCACCGTGTGGCTGAGGCTTTCCGTGTGGCCTCGCGTGCTAGAGACCCTGGCCTGCCGGTGCTACCCTACGCCCAGATCTTCTACGACATGACAAACCGTTTCCTGCCCCTG GAGGAGCTGGAGCACAGCCTGGGGGAGAGTGCGGCCCAGGGAGCAGCAGGAGTGGTGCTCTGGGTGAGCTGGGAGAACACAAGAAGCAAG GAATCATGCCAGGCCATCAAGGAGTATGTGGACACCACATTGGGGCCCTTCATCCTGAATGTGACCAGTGGGGCTCGCCTCTGCAGTCAAGCCTTATGCTCTGGGCATGGCCGCTGTGCCCGCCGCTCCAGCCACGCCAAGGCCCTCCTCACCCTCAGCGCCGCCAGTTTCTCCATCCAGTTCATGCCTGGTAGCAGGCTGCTGACGCTGCAGGGTGCCCTGTCACTTGAGGATCGAGTGAGGATGGCTGCGGAGTTCAAATGTCACTGCTACCGTGGCTGGAGGGGAACTCGGTGTGAGCAGCAGGGCATGTGA
- the HYAL3 gene encoding hyaluronidase-3 isoform X1 has product MTRGRGLAAPGGPEDRSRPPGSRRLQCVLRAAGDRWSPSWGRARFPSRAARGHGASRSPASTCFPSWSTTMQLSPALVLGITLCVGCGQPPPRTPEHPFLVLWNVPSARCQARFGVHLPLQALGIITNRSQRFRGQNITIFYKNRLGLYPYFGPRGTAHHGGIPQAVPVDRHLLRAACQIHHRLGPGFTGLAVLDWEEWSPLWAGNWGRRRAYQAASWAWARQAFPDLDPREQLHEARAGFELAARALMEGTLWLGRTLQPHGLWGFYRFPACGNGWHRRVSNYTGRCHAATLARNTRLHWLWAASSALFPSIYLPPRLPAAYHQIFVQHRLQEAFRVARTGHPHPLPVLAYARLTHRSSGRFLSHDDLVQTMGVSAALGAAGVVLWGDLSFSSSEKECWHLHDYLVGILGPYVTNVTRAAMACSLQRCHGHGRCARRDPGQLEAFLHLQPDGSPGAWESFSCRCYWGWAGPSCQEPRPRPEEAA; this is encoded by the exons ATGACGCGGGGGCGGGGCTTGGCCGCGCCGGGAGGTCCTGAGGACCGCAGTCGTCCGCCCGGGTCGCGCCGGCTGCAGTGTGTCCTCCGCGCCGCTGGGGACCGCTGGAGTCCGAGCTGGGGAAGAGCGAGGTTCCCGAGCCGAGCGGCGCGAGGACACGGCGCATCCCGGAGCCCGGCGTCAACAT GTTTCCCTTCCTGGAGCACGACCATGCAGCTCAGCCCAGCTCTGGTGCTGGGAATAACCCTGTGCGTGGGTTGTGGCCAGCCCCCACCACGGACCCCTGAGCACCCCTTCTTGGTGCTATGGAATGTACCCTCGGCACGTTGTCAGGCTCGCTTCGGCGTGCACCTGCCACTCCAGGCCCTGGGCATCATAACTAACCGCAGCCAGCGTTTCCGTGGCCAGAACATCACCATCTTCTACAAAAACCGGCTCGGCCTTTATCCCTACTTTGGGCCCAGGGGCACGGCTCACCACGGGGGCATCCCCCAGGCTGTGCCCGTTGACCGCCACCTGCTGCGGGCTGCCTGCCAGATTCACCACCGCCTAGGCCCAGGCTTCACAGGCCTGGCGGTGCTCGACTGGGAAGAATGGTCTCCACTCTGGGCTGGGAACTGGGGCCGCCGCCGGGCCTATCAAGCAGCCTCGTGGGCTTGGGCACGGCAGGCGTTCCCCGACCTGGATCCCCGGGAGCAGCTCCACGAGGCCAGAGCTGGCTTTGAGCTGGCAGCCCGTGCGCTGATGGAGGGCACGCTGTGGCTGGGCCGGACGCTGCAGCCCCACGGGCTCTGGGGCTTCTATCGCTTCCCAGCCTGTGGCAACGGCTGGCACCGAAGAGTCTCCAACTACACAGGCCGCTGCCACGCAGCCACTCTCGCCCGCAACACCCGGCTGCATTGGCTCTGGGCGGCCTCCAGTGCCCTCTTCCCCAGCATCTACCTCCCGCCCAGGCTGCCGGCCGCCTACCACCAGATCTTTGTCCAGCACCGCCTGCAGGAGGCCTTCCGTGTGGCCCGCACTGGGCACCCACATCCCCTGCCCGTGCTGGCCTACGCCCGCCTCACACACCGGAGCTCCGGGAGGTTCCTGTCCCAC GATGACCTCGTACAGACCATGGGTGTGAGTGCAGCCCTGGGGGCTGCTGGCGTGGTGCTCTGGGGAGACCTGAGTTTCTCCAGCTCTGAG AAAGAGTGCTGGCATCTCCATGACTACCTGGTGGGCATCCTGGGGCCCTATGTGACCAACGTGACCAGGGCAGCCATGGCCTGCAGTCTCCAGCGGTGCCACGGCCATGGGCGCTGTGCCCGGAGAGACCCAGGACAGCTGGAGGCCTTCCTGCACCTGCAACCAGATGGCAGCCCTGGAGCTTGGGAATCCTTCAGCTGCCGCTGTTACTGGGGGTGGGCTGGCCCTAGCTGCCAGGAGCCCAGACCTAGGCCGGAGGAGGCCGCGTAA
- the HYAL3 gene encoding hyaluronidase-3 isoform X2, giving the protein MQLSPALVLGITLCVGCGQPPPRTPEHPFLVLWNVPSARCQARFGVHLPLQALGIITNRSQRFRGQNITIFYKNRLGLYPYFGPRGTAHHGGIPQAVPVDRHLLRAACQIHHRLGPGFTGLAVLDWEEWSPLWAGNWGRRRAYQAASWAWARQAFPDLDPREQLHEARAGFELAARALMEGTLWLGRTLQPHGLWGFYRFPACGNGWHRRVSNYTGRCHAATLARNTRLHWLWAASSALFPSIYLPPRLPAAYHQIFVQHRLQEAFRVARTGHPHPLPVLAYARLTHRSSGRFLSHDDLVQTMGVSAALGAAGVVLWGDLSFSSSEKECWHLHDYLVGILGPYVTNVTRAAMACSLQRCHGHGRCARRDPGQLEAFLHLQPDGSPGAWESFSCRCYWGWAGPSCQEPRPRPEEAA; this is encoded by the exons ATGCAGCTCAGCCCAGCTCTGGTGCTGGGAATAACCCTGTGCGTGGGTTGTGGCCAGCCCCCACCACGGACCCCTGAGCACCCCTTCTTGGTGCTATGGAATGTACCCTCGGCACGTTGTCAGGCTCGCTTCGGCGTGCACCTGCCACTCCAGGCCCTGGGCATCATAACTAACCGCAGCCAGCGTTTCCGTGGCCAGAACATCACCATCTTCTACAAAAACCGGCTCGGCCTTTATCCCTACTTTGGGCCCAGGGGCACGGCTCACCACGGGGGCATCCCCCAGGCTGTGCCCGTTGACCGCCACCTGCTGCGGGCTGCCTGCCAGATTCACCACCGCCTAGGCCCAGGCTTCACAGGCCTGGCGGTGCTCGACTGGGAAGAATGGTCTCCACTCTGGGCTGGGAACTGGGGCCGCCGCCGGGCCTATCAAGCAGCCTCGTGGGCTTGGGCACGGCAGGCGTTCCCCGACCTGGATCCCCGGGAGCAGCTCCACGAGGCCAGAGCTGGCTTTGAGCTGGCAGCCCGTGCGCTGATGGAGGGCACGCTGTGGCTGGGCCGGACGCTGCAGCCCCACGGGCTCTGGGGCTTCTATCGCTTCCCAGCCTGTGGCAACGGCTGGCACCGAAGAGTCTCCAACTACACAGGCCGCTGCCACGCAGCCACTCTCGCCCGCAACACCCGGCTGCATTGGCTCTGGGCGGCCTCCAGTGCCCTCTTCCCCAGCATCTACCTCCCGCCCAGGCTGCCGGCCGCCTACCACCAGATCTTTGTCCAGCACCGCCTGCAGGAGGCCTTCCGTGTGGCCCGCACTGGGCACCCACATCCCCTGCCCGTGCTGGCCTACGCCCGCCTCACACACCGGAGCTCCGGGAGGTTCCTGTCCCAC GATGACCTCGTACAGACCATGGGTGTGAGTGCAGCCCTGGGGGCTGCTGGCGTGGTGCTCTGGGGAGACCTGAGTTTCTCCAGCTCTGAG AAAGAGTGCTGGCATCTCCATGACTACCTGGTGGGCATCCTGGGGCCCTATGTGACCAACGTGACCAGGGCAGCCATGGCCTGCAGTCTCCAGCGGTGCCACGGCCATGGGCGCTGTGCCCGGAGAGACCCAGGACAGCTGGAGGCCTTCCTGCACCTGCAACCAGATGGCAGCCCTGGAGCTTGGGAATCCTTCAGCTGCCGCTGTTACTGGGGGTGGGCTGGCCCTAGCTGCCAGGAGCCCAGACCTAGGCCGGAGGAGGCCGCGTAA
- the HYAL2 gene encoding hyaluronidase-2, protein MRAGPGPAVTLALVLAVAWATELKPTAPPIFTGRPFVVAWDVPTQDCGPRLKVPLDLKAFDVQASPNEGFVNQNITIFYRDRLGLYPRFDSAGQPVHGGVPQNGSLWAHLKLLKKHVEHYIRTREPAGLAVIDWEDWRPVWVRNWQDKDVYRRWSRQLVANLHPDWPPERVGKQAQYEFEFAARQFMLETLRWVKAVRPRQLWGFYLFPDCYNHDYVQNWASYTGRCPDVEVARNDQLAWLWAESSALFPSVYLDETLASSAHGRKFVSFRVREALRVAHTHHANHALPVYVFTRPTYSRKLTGLSEMDLISTIGESAALGAAGVILWGDAGYTTSTETCQYLKDYLTRLLVPYVVNVSWAAQYCSRAQCHSHGRCVRRDPGANAFLHLSASSFRLVPGHAPDEPQLRPEGELSWADQDHLQTHFRCQCYLGWGGEQCQWDRRRAAEGASVAWAGPHLPGLLALAALSLTWSL, encoded by the exons ATGCGGGCAGGCCCAGGCCCCGCCGTCACACTGGCCCTGGTGCTGGCGGTGGCATGGGCCACGGAGCTCAAGCCCACAGCGCCACCCATCTTCACAGGCCGGCCCTTCGTGGTAGCGTGGGACGTCCCCACCCAGGACTGTGGCCCACGCCTCAAAGTGCCGCTGGACCTGAAGGCCTTTGACGTGCAGGCCTCCCCCAATGAGGGTTTCGTGAACCAGAACATCACCATCTTCTACCGCGACCGGCTGGGCCTGTACCCGCGCTTCGACTCCGCCGGGCAGCCGGTGCACGGGGGCGTGCCGCAGAACGGCAGCCTCTGGGCCCACCTGAAGCTGCTGAAGAAGCACGTGGAGCACTACATTCGCACACGGGAGCCCGCGGGGCTGGCGGTCATTGACTGGGAGGACTGGCGGCCTGTGTGGGTCCGCAACTGGCAGGACAAGGACGTGTACCGCCGGTGGTCACGCCAGCTGGTGGCCAACCTCCACCCCGACTGGCCCCCGGAGCGCGTGGGCAAACAGGCGCAATATGAGTTCGAGTTTGCCGCGCGCCAGTTCATGCTGGAAACGCTGCGCTGGGTGAAGGCAGTGCGGCCTCGGCAGCTCTGGGGCTTCTACCTCTTCCCTGACTGCTACAATCACGATTACGTGCAGAACTGGGCCAGCTACACGGGCCGCTGCCCTGACGTGGAGGTCGCCCGCAACGACCAGCTGGCCTGGCTGTGGGCGGAGAGCTCGGCCCTCTTCCCCTCCGTCTACCTGGACGAGACGCTCGCCTCCTCTGCCCACGGCCGCAAGTTCGTCAGCTTCCGCGTCCGAGAGGCCCTCCGCGTGGCTCACACCCACCACGCCAACCACGCGCTCCCCGTCTACGTCTTTACGCGGCCCACCTACAGCCGCAAACTCACCGGGCTCAGCGAG ATGGACCTCATCTCCACTATTGGTGAGAGCGCGGCCCTGGGCGCGGCTGGCGTCATCCTCTGGGGCGACGCGGGGTACACCACGAGCACG GAGACCTGCCAGTACCTCAAGGATTACCTGACGCGGCTGCTTGTCCCCTACGTGGTCAATGTGTCCTGGGCCGCCCAGTATTGCAGCCGGGCCCAGTGCCACAGCCACGGGCGCTGTGTGCGCCGTGACCCAGGTGCCAATGCCTTCCTGCACCTCAGCGCCAGCAGTTTCCGCCTAGTACCGGGCCATGCACCTGATGAACCCCAGCTGCGGCCCGAGGGGGAGCTCAGCTGGGCCGACCAAGACCATCTGCAGACGCACTTTCGCTGCCAGTGCTACTTGGGCTGGGGCGGGGAGCAATGCCAGTGGGACCGTCGGCGGGCTGCTGAGGGTGCCAGCGTGGCCTGGGCTGGACCCCACCTCCCTGGCCTGCTGGCTCTGGCAGCCCTGTCCCTCACCTGGTCCTTGTAG
- the HYAL3 gene encoding hyaluronidase-3 isoform X3, which yields MTRGRGLAAPGGPEDRSRPPGSRRLQCVLRAAGDRWSPSWGRARFPSRAARGHGASRSPASTCFPSWSTTMQLSPALVLGITLCVGCGQPPPRTPEHPFLVLWNVPSARCQARFGVHLPLQALGIITNRSQRFRGQNITIFYKNRLGLYPYFGPRGTAHHGGIPQAVPVDRHLLRAACQIHHRLGPGFTGLAVLDWEEWSPLWAGNWGRRRAYQAASWAWARQAFPDLDPREQLHEARAGFELAARALMEGTLWLGRTLQPHGLWGFYRFPACGNGWHRRVSNYTGRCHAATLARNTRLHWLWAASSALFPSIYLPPRLPAAYHQIFVQHRLQEAFRVARTGHPHPLPVLAYARLTHRSSGRFLSHDDLVQTMGVSAALGAAGVVLWGDLSFSSSESAGISMTTWWASWGPM from the exons ATGACGCGGGGGCGGGGCTTGGCCGCGCCGGGAGGTCCTGAGGACCGCAGTCGTCCGCCCGGGTCGCGCCGGCTGCAGTGTGTCCTCCGCGCCGCTGGGGACCGCTGGAGTCCGAGCTGGGGAAGAGCGAGGTTCCCGAGCCGAGCGGCGCGAGGACACGGCGCATCCCGGAGCCCGGCGTCAACAT GTTTCCCTTCCTGGAGCACGACCATGCAGCTCAGCCCAGCTCTGGTGCTGGGAATAACCCTGTGCGTGGGTTGTGGCCAGCCCCCACCACGGACCCCTGAGCACCCCTTCTTGGTGCTATGGAATGTACCCTCGGCACGTTGTCAGGCTCGCTTCGGCGTGCACCTGCCACTCCAGGCCCTGGGCATCATAACTAACCGCAGCCAGCGTTTCCGTGGCCAGAACATCACCATCTTCTACAAAAACCGGCTCGGCCTTTATCCCTACTTTGGGCCCAGGGGCACGGCTCACCACGGGGGCATCCCCCAGGCTGTGCCCGTTGACCGCCACCTGCTGCGGGCTGCCTGCCAGATTCACCACCGCCTAGGCCCAGGCTTCACAGGCCTGGCGGTGCTCGACTGGGAAGAATGGTCTCCACTCTGGGCTGGGAACTGGGGCCGCCGCCGGGCCTATCAAGCAGCCTCGTGGGCTTGGGCACGGCAGGCGTTCCCCGACCTGGATCCCCGGGAGCAGCTCCACGAGGCCAGAGCTGGCTTTGAGCTGGCAGCCCGTGCGCTGATGGAGGGCACGCTGTGGCTGGGCCGGACGCTGCAGCCCCACGGGCTCTGGGGCTTCTATCGCTTCCCAGCCTGTGGCAACGGCTGGCACCGAAGAGTCTCCAACTACACAGGCCGCTGCCACGCAGCCACTCTCGCCCGCAACACCCGGCTGCATTGGCTCTGGGCGGCCTCCAGTGCCCTCTTCCCCAGCATCTACCTCCCGCCCAGGCTGCCGGCCGCCTACCACCAGATCTTTGTCCAGCACCGCCTGCAGGAGGCCTTCCGTGTGGCCCGCACTGGGCACCCACATCCCCTGCCCGTGCTGGCCTACGCCCGCCTCACACACCGGAGCTCCGGGAGGTTCCTGTCCCAC GATGACCTCGTACAGACCATGGGTGTGAGTGCAGCCCTGGGGGCTGCTGGCGTGGTGCTCTGGGGAGACCTGAGTTTCTCCAGCTCTGAG AGTGCTGGCATCTCCATGACTACCTGGTGGGCATCCTGGGGCCCTATGTGA